The following are encoded in a window of Musa acuminata AAA Group cultivar baxijiao unplaced genomic scaffold, Cavendish_Baxijiao_AAA HiC_scaffold_71, whole genome shotgun sequence genomic DNA:
- the LOC135654658 gene encoding AUGMIN subunit 6-like encodes MTCKFSSAQIEKVSGSPTLKLPHLFNLTPNSSGKGNQAPKQHPVGSQTNQETLPAPKTVSPPFTIDEDGEAQETDDYYAHNIRRSVREAALSSSSSNSELLQERSSDDGSEHFFIPLSTTDAASQKEIDYVPNWRNQQLVFSSPPEDQAPMNMTDLSCNANSQQSFIPDMLNRLNGLKENKNLARLFQPSTEKIQRTHPEANNTLDQVFSPPLLLESSFFQDAYEDLLAPLSETDAALMEH; translated from the exons atgacttgtaaattcTCCTCTGCTCAGATTGAGAAAGTCTCCGGTAGTCCAACTTTGAAACTCCCTCATTTATTCAATCTAACTCCAAATTCATCGGGGAAAGGCAACCAAGCACCAAAGCAGCATCCTGTAGGTAGTCAAACCAATCAGGAAACTTTGCCAGCCCCAAAAACAGTTTCACCTCCATTTACAATTGATGAAGATGGTGAAGCACAAG AGACTGATGATTATTATGCTCACAACATTCGTCGTTCTGTTCGTGAAGCTGCACTATCAAGCTCATCAAGCAACTCAGAATTGTTGCAGGAAAGAAGCAGTGATGATGGTTCTGAACACTTCTTTATACCTCTATCAACAACAGATGCTGCTTCTCAGAAAGAAATCGACTATGTTCCTAACTGGAGAAATCAACAACTGGTTTTCTCCTCACCACCAGAAGATCAGGCCCCGATGAACATGACAGATCTTTCCTGTAATGCCAATAGCCAGCAAAGCTTCATTCCAGATATGTTAAATAGATTGAATGGACTGAAGGAGAACAAAAACCTGGCCAGGCTGTTCCAACCATCCACTGAAAAAATACAAAGAACGCATCCTGAAGCTAACAACACTCTGGATCAAGTTTTCTCACCTCCATTGTTACTGGAATCATCATTCTTCCAAGATGCATACGAGGACTTGCTTG CACCATTATCTGAAACTGATGCTGCTCTCATGGAACACTAG
- the LOC135654661 gene encoding uncharacterized protein LOC135654661, with product MKLTFRRNLEHVPDLEKRGERRSLLDQRSTTRFVLRSQKVLRRCHGQVECPGCPPLRALTTDVLGLVKVVEAHGKTGIPKVVETWGQPNASSCVLAASYSDHKTDPLLAVARKNGSVECLNPINGEALGITKIDQPLSLDGSLNDDHVVGLHLFKTKGIDVPSRSVSLLTCLEKGNACLRSIPVGDAPENSTTASHITWNVCSSGKIICSSVDKSENYALFGGNGIELNMWDLGKCSKIWSAKSPPSNRLGIFSPTWFTAATFLSEDDHRKVVAGTINHQIRLYDTSALRRPVISVDFRESPIKAACEDLDGYTVYVGNGFGDLASFDMRTGKLIGCFIGKCSGSIRSIARHPELPMIASCGLDSYLRVWDAKTRQLLSAVFLKQHLTNVVIDSHFSGSNGNTCDQQADLQVCDDTETIDNDELPISSEDSP from the exons ATGAAGCTCACTTTTAGGAGGAATCTAGAACATGTACCTGATCTTGAGAAGAGGGGAGAACGTAGGAGTCTGCTAGATCAGAGATCGACAACTCGATTTG ttttgaggagccaaAAGGTTTTAAGAAGATGCCACGGACAAGTAGAGTGCCCTGGATGCCCACCTTTGAGAGCCTTGACGACTGACGTGCTCGgtcttgtaaaag TTGTCGAAGCTCATGGAAAGACTGGAATTCCAAAGGTGGTAGAAACATGGGGGCAGCCAAATGCTTCATCTTGTGTCCTTGCTGCTTCTTATTCTGATCACAAAACTGATCCG CTTTTGGCTGTTGCTCGCAAGAATGGTTCG GTTGAGTGTCTAAATCCTATTAATGGAGAGGCTTTGGGCATCACTAAGATCGATCAACCCTTATCACTGGATGGCTCTCTTAATGATGATCATGTTGTTGGATTGCATCTCTTCAAAACTAAAGGAATCGATGTTCCATCAAG GTCAGTTTCATTACTTACCTGTCTGGAAAAGGGTAATGCTTGCTTGAGGTCCATTCCCGTCGGTGATGCGCCAGAAAACTCAACTACTGCTTCTCATATTACATGGAATGTATGCTCTTCTGGTAAAATAATATGTTCTTCAGTGGATAAAAGTGAGAATTATGCCTTATTTGGAGG GAATGGCATTGAATTGAACATGTGGGATCTTGGAAAATGCAGTAAGATCTGGAGTGCAAAATCT CCTCCTTCTAATAGACTTGGTATATTCTCTCCAACTTGGTTTACTGCTGCAACTTTTCTGAGTGAAGATGACCATAGAAAAGTTGTGGCTGGCACGATCAATCATCAG ATTCGTCTTTATGATACTTCAGCACTGAGGAGACCTGTAATTTCAGTCGACTTTAGAGAATCTCCAATTAAAGCAGCTTGTGAAGATCTAGATGGCTATACAGTCTATGTAGGCAATGGTTTTGGCGATCTTGCTTCATTTGATATGAGAACAG GAAAACTGATCGGATGCTTTATTGGTAAGTGCTCTGGAAGCATCAGATCTATAGCGAGACATCCAGAACTTCCCATGATAGCATCTTGTG GATTGGACAGCTATTTGCGTGTGTGGGATGCAAAGACGAGACAACTTCTATCTGCG gttttccTCAAGCAACATCTAACAAATGTGGTGATCGATTCACATTTCTCAG GTTCCAATGGCAATACTTGTGATCAACAAGCTGATCTACAAGTATGCGATGATACTGAAACCATAGATAATGATGAATTGCCAATCTCTAGCG AGGATTCTCCATGA